A genomic region of Pongo pygmaeus isolate AG05252 chromosome 7, NHGRI_mPonPyg2-v2.0_pri, whole genome shotgun sequence contains the following coding sequences:
- the ZNF16 gene encoding zinc finger protein 16, translated as MPSLRTRREEAEMELSAPGPSPWTPAAQAHVNDAPAVTHPGSAACGTPCCSDTELEAVCPHYQQPDCDTRTEDKEFLHKEDIHEDLESQAEISENYAGDVSQVPELGDLCDDVSERDWGVPEGRRLPQSLSQEGDFTPAAMGLLMGPLEEKDLDCNGFDSHFSLSPNLMACQEIPTEERPHLYDMGGQSFQHSMDLTGLEGVPTADSPLICNECGKTFQGNPDLIQRQIVRTGEASFMCDDCGKTFSQNSVLKNRHRSHMSEKAYQCSECGKAFRGHSDFSRHQSHHSSERPYMCNECGKAFSQNSSLKKHQKSHMSEKPYECNECGKAFRRSSNLIQHQRIHSGEKPYVCSECGKAFRRSSNLIKHHRTHTGEKPFECGECGKAFSQSAHLRKHQRVHTGEKPYECNDCGKPFSRVSNLIKHHRVHTGEKPYKCSDCEKAFSQSSSLIQHRRIHTGEKPHVCNVCGKAFSYSSVLRKHQIIHTGEKPYRCSVCGKAFSHSSALIQHQGVHTGDKPYACHECGKTFGRSSNLILHQRVHTGEKPYECTECGKTFSQSSTLIQHQRIHNGLKPHECNQCGKAFNRSSNLIHHQKVHTGEKPYTCIECGKGFSQSSHLIQHQIIHTGERPYKCSECGKAFSQRSVLIQHQRIHTGVKPYDCAACGKAFSQRSKLIKHQLIHTRE; from the coding sequence ATTGTGACACCAGGACTGAAGACAAGGAGTTTCTTCACAAGGAAGACATTCATGAAGATTTGGAATCACAGGCAGAAATATCAGAAAACTATGCTGGTGATGTTTCCCAGGTACCCGAGCTTGGAGATCTGTGTGATGATGTATCAGAAAGAGACTGGGGAGTTCCTGAAGGCAGGAGGCTGCCACAATCCCTCTCCCAAGAGGGGGACTTCACACCAGCTGCCATGGGGCTCCTTATGGGCCCCTTAGAGGAGAAAGATCTGGACTGTAATGGTTTCGACAGTCACTTCAGTCTGAGCCCAAACCTGATGGCATGTCAGGAAATCCCTACAGAAGAGAGACCACATCTGTATGATATGGGGGGCCAGAGTTTCCAGCACAGCATGGACCTAACTGGTCTTGAGGGGGTTCCCACAGCTGATAGTCCACTCATATGTAATGAGTGTGGGAAAACCTTCCAAGGAAATCCTGACCTTATTCAGCGTCAAATAGTCCGCACTGGGGAGGCTTCCTTTATGTGTGATGATTGTGGGAAAACCTTCAGCCAGAACTCAGTTCTTAAAAACCGTCATCGATCTCACATGAGTGAGAAAGCCTACCAGTGCAgcgaatgtgggaaagccttccgAGGGCACTCAGACTTTTCTAGGCATCAGAGTCACCACAGCAGTGAGAGGCCTTATatgtgtaatgaatgtggaaaagccttcagcCAGAACTCGAGCCTTAAAAAGCACCAAAAGTCTCACATGAGTGAGAAGCCCTatgaatgcaatgaatgtgggaaGGCTTTTAGGCGGAGCTCAAACCTCATCCAACATCAAAGAATCCATTCTGGGGAGAAGCCGTATGTGTGCAGTGAGTGTGGGAAGGCCTTCAGGCGAAGCTCAAACCTCATCAAACACCACAGGACTCACACAGGAGAGAAGCCTTTTGAGTGTGGtgagtgtgggaaagccttcagccAGAGTGCACACCTGAGGAAGCACCAGAGGgtccacactggagagaagccttaTGAGTGTAATGATTGTGGCAAGCCCTTCAGTCGGGTCTCCAACCTCATTAAGCACCACAGggttcacactggagagaaaccctataagtGCAGCGACTGTGAGAAAGCATTTAGTCAGAGCTCCAGCCTTATTCAGCATcggagaattcacactggagaaaagccTCACGTGTGTAATGTATGTGGAAAAGCATTTAGTTATAGCTCAGTGCTCCGAAAGCACCAGATCATCCACACGGGAGAGAAGCCATACAGATGCAGTGTCTGTGGGAAGGCCTTCAGCCACAGCTCAGCCCTCATTCAGCACCAGGGCGTGCACACAGGCGACAAGCCCTATGCGTGCCATGAGTGTGGGAAGACCTTTGGTCGCAGCTCCAACCTCATCCTTCACCAGCGagtccacactggagagaagccctatgaATGTACTGAATGTGGAAAAACCTTCAGCCAGAGCTCAACCCTCATTCAGCATCAGAGGATTCATAATGGGCTGAAGCCCCATGAATGTAACCAGTGTGGTAAAGCCTTCAACCGAAGCTCAAATCTCATTCACCACCAGAAAGTTCATACTGGGGAAAAACCCTACACCTGTATTGAATGTGGTAAGGGCTTCAGCCAGAGCTCACACCTCATTCAGCATCAGATAATCCACACTGGTGAGCGCCCCTACAAATGCAGtgagtgtgggaaagccttcagtcaGCGTTCCGTCCTCATCCAGCACCAGAGGATTCACACTGGGGTGAAGCCCTACGACTGTGCTGcttgtgggaaagccttcagccAGCGATCAAAGTTGATCAAACACCAGTTGATTCACACCAGGGAATAG